In Clostridium sp., one DNA window encodes the following:
- a CDS encoding prephenate dehydratase, with protein MKIGFYGVEASFSHEALVEYFGNTGNILSCAEFKDVFDAIESDTAKYGVIPIENSSTGSINEVYDLLRNYGFYIVGEKCIKVNHNLLGIKGASIDDIEEIYSHSQAFMQSKEFLANRRLKLVPYFSTAGSAKYISEEGCKSKGCIASKRAGKLYNLDILQEDINYNKKNYTRFIIIGKSMEVNDDSDKISIVFTLEHKVGTLFNILKHFEENDLNMTKIESRPKIDSPWQYYFYIDFYGNLNDRNAQKVVEKIKNECEYFKLLGNYTSDHTI; from the coding sequence ATGAAAATAGGATTTTACGGAGTTGAAGCATCTTTCAGCCATGAAGCTCTTGTAGAGTATTTTGGAAATACCGGCAATATTTTAAGCTGTGCTGAGTTCAAGGATGTTTTCGATGCCATTGAAAGTGATACTGCAAAATATGGTGTTATTCCAATAGAAAATTCTTCTACAGGAAGTATAAATGAAGTTTATGATTTGCTCAGAAATTATGGGTTTTATATAGTAGGAGAGAAGTGCATAAAAGTAAATCATAATTTACTTGGAATAAAAGGTGCATCCATAGACGACATTGAAGAAATCTATTCCCATAGTCAGGCTTTTATGCAGAGTAAGGAATTTTTAGCAAACAGGAGGCTGAAATTAGTACCATACTTCAGTACTGCAGGAAGTGCTAAATACATAAGTGAAGAAGGGTGCAAGAGCAAAGGATGTATAGCAAGTAAAAGAGCCGGCAAACTATATAATCTAGATATACTTCAGGAAGATATAAATTACAATAAAAAAAATTATACCAGATTTATAATTATTGGAAAATCTATGGAAGTAAATGATGATTCAGACAAAATAAGTATAGTTTTTACTCTTGAACACAAGGTTGGTACTCTATTTAACATATTAAAACACTTTGAAGAAAATGATTTGAATATGACAAAAATAGAATCCAGGCCTAAAATAGACAGTCCCTGGCAGTACTATTTTTATATAGATTTTTATGGAAATCTGAATGATAGAAATGCCCAAAAAGTTGTAGAAAAAATTAAAAATGAATGTGAATATTTCAAACTGCTTGGCAATTATACTTCTGACCACACAATTTAG
- the mscL gene encoding large conductance mechanosensitive channel protein MscL: MWKEFKKFAMKGNILDLAIGVVIGSAFGKIVSSLVSDIIMPLAGLLIGKVDFSNLFLTLGSGHFDTIDQAKKAGVPTLNYGIFINNIIDFLIVAFSIFLVMTRVNKFFSNKEEEKSAATKKCRYCLSEIPIEATRCPNCTSHLD; the protein is encoded by the coding sequence ATGTGGAAAGAATTTAAAAAGTTTGCCATGAAAGGCAATATTCTGGATCTGGCTATAGGTGTTGTAATAGGGAGTGCTTTCGGGAAAATAGTTTCTTCGCTTGTCAGTGATATCATAATGCCTCTAGCAGGTCTGTTAATTGGGAAGGTTGATTTTTCAAACCTGTTTCTAACCTTGGGAAGTGGACATTTTGATACTATAGATCAGGCTAAAAAAGCTGGTGTTCCAACTTTGAATTACGGAATATTTATAAATAACATCATAGATTTTTTGATAGTGGCATTTTCCATATTTCTGGTCATGACACGGGTAAATAAATTTTTCAGCAACAAGGAAGAAGAAAAATCCGCAGCTACGAAAAAATGCAGATACTGCTTGAGTGAAATTCCAATTGAAGCGACTAGATGCCCTAATTGTACATCTCATCTTGATTAA
- a CDS encoding 2-isopropylmalate synthase — protein MENNKVYIFDTTMRDGEQTPRVNLNIKDKIEIAKQLEKMNVDIIEAGFPIASEGDFEAVRAVAKAVKRPVVVALSRAAKKDIDRAWEAVKYADKPRIHTFIATSDVHMEYKLKMTPDEVYKRAVDMVRYAKSICPSVEFSPEDATRTEPEFLYRIVEGVIDAGADIVNIPDTVGYDIPEEFGNFIKGIKENVPNIDRAIISVHCHDDLGMAVANSMAAVKNGARQVECAVNGIGERAGNASLEEVVMAIKTREKYFGCRTDIVTEEIVKTSKLISHATGMPIPNNKAIVGANAFAHEAGIHQHGVLACRSTYEIMTPESVGLKKSTLVIGKHSGRHGFVQHLKELGYDNLSEDKINEAFKQFKDLTGKKKTVSDEDIETIINHEIFQVPEAYNLKYFQFSSGNTMVSTSTVEIEFKGKNIREAACGDGPVDAAFKAIEKASGMDIKLKDYFIRSIGSGKDAVGEVTVKVENNNRVFTAKGMSTDIVEASAKAFVNAVNKIYYEIENNSSKYKIERV, from the coding sequence ATGGAAAACAATAAAGTTTATATTTTTGATACTACCATGAGAGATGGAGAACAGACACCAAGAGTCAATTTGAATATCAAGGATAAAATAGAAATAGCAAAGCAGCTTGAAAAGATGAATGTGGATATTATAGAGGCAGGATTTCCAATAGCATCCGAAGGAGATTTTGAGGCAGTCAGAGCTGTGGCAAAAGCGGTGAAAAGGCCGGTTGTAGTTGCACTTTCGAGGGCGGCAAAAAAGGATATAGACAGAGCCTGGGAAGCCGTCAAATATGCAGATAAACCGAGAATACACACATTTATAGCAACCTCGGATGTCCATATGGAATATAAATTGAAGATGACTCCCGATGAAGTTTACAAAAGAGCAGTGGATATGGTCAGATATGCCAAATCAATTTGTCCAAGTGTTGAATTTTCACCTGAAGATGCTACAAGAACTGAACCTGAATTCCTGTACAGAATAGTTGAAGGTGTAATAGATGCAGGAGCTGATATTGTAAATATTCCTGATACAGTAGGCTATGATATACCTGAGGAATTCGGAAATTTCATAAAGGGTATAAAGGAAAATGTACCCAATATCGACAGGGCAATTATAAGTGTACACTGCCATGACGATTTAGGTATGGCGGTTGCAAATTCAATGGCAGCTGTAAAAAATGGTGCCAGGCAGGTGGAGTGTGCAGTAAACGGAATTGGGGAAAGGGCAGGAAATGCTTCTCTGGAAGAGGTTGTAATGGCGATTAAGACGAGGGAAAAGTATTTTGGATGCAGGACTGATATTGTAACCGAGGAAATAGTAAAAACAAGTAAATTGATAAGTCATGCAACTGGAATGCCTATTCCAAACAATAAAGCCATAGTTGGAGCAAATGCATTTGCACACGAGGCAGGAATCCATCAGCATGGCGTACTGGCCTGCAGATCTACTTACGAGATTATGACACCTGAATCCGTAGGGCTTAAGAAAAGCACTCTGGTTATTGGAAAACATTCAGGAAGACATGGCTTTGTACAGCATTTGAAGGAGCTTGGATATGACAATTTAAGCGAAGACAAGATAAACGAAGCATTCAAGCAGTTCAAGGATTTAACTGGAAAGAAAAAGACTGTTTCTGATGAAGATATTGAAACAATAATCAACCATGAAATATTTCAGGTTCCTGAAGCGTATAATTTGAAGTATTTTCAATTTTCCAGCGGCAATACCATGGTATCTACTTCTACAGTAGAAATTGAATTCAAAGGTAAAAATATAAGAGAGGCAGCTTGTGGGGATGGTCCGGTAGATGCAGCCTTCAAGGCGATAGAAAAAGCATCAGGTATGGACATAAAGCTCAAGGATTATTTTATAAGATCAATAGGAAGTGGAAAGGATGCTGTAGGCGAGGTTACTGTGAAGGTGGAAAATAATAATAGAGTATTTACAGCAAAAGGGATGAGTACAGATATAGTAGAGGCAAGTGCGAAGGCATTTGTAAATGCAGTAAATAAAATATACTATGAAATTGAAAACAACTCGAGCAAATATAAAATTGAGCGAGTCTGA
- the aroA gene encoding 3-phosphoshikimate 1-carboxyvinyltransferase: MKTVVITPKKLGGTIKVPSSKSFCHRSIICAALAEGKSEIRNICFSKDIIATIGAMKAFGTKIELNKDSAIIYGTGNLNLRQGTIFCGESGSTLRFIIPLAAAVNQKVILTGKGKLVERPLDIYYKIFEKQNIYYQNSNGKLPLEINGRLKAGNYEIRGDISSQFITGLLFSLPLLKEDSEINLTTRLESGPYIDMTLDVLKKFGINIGNVDYKKFVVKGNQSYKNGNYSVEGDFSQAAFLLSIGILGNGVVCEGLDAASSQGDKVILDFLKKMGAVIEIQDGNIVSKASETVGITVDASQCPDLVPSLAALASVSCGITRIVNAGRLRIKESDRLAAISSQLNKIGADVEEKPEGLVIKGRQMLQGGETQSFNDHRIAMALAQISSKCKNKLIIKGADCVSKSYPDFWRDFGILGGDIEEI; the protein is encoded by the coding sequence ATGAAAACAGTAGTAATCACTCCAAAAAAACTTGGCGGAACAATAAAAGTACCTTCATCCAAAAGCTTCTGCCACAGAAGCATCATATGTGCAGCTTTGGCAGAGGGAAAGAGCGAAATAAGAAATATTTGTTTTTCGAAGGATATAATTGCCACTATAGGAGCAATGAAGGCCTTTGGAACAAAAATTGAATTGAATAAGGATTCTGCCATCATATATGGAACAGGAAATCTGAATTTAAGGCAGGGTACTATATTTTGTGGTGAATCCGGCTCTACACTGAGGTTTATAATTCCTCTTGCCGCAGCTGTGAATCAAAAGGTAATTTTGACCGGGAAGGGAAAACTCGTTGAGAGACCGCTTGATATATACTATAAGATATTTGAGAAACAGAATATATACTACCAAAATTCAAATGGGAAACTTCCTCTTGAAATAAATGGGAGATTAAAAGCTGGAAATTATGAAATAAGAGGAGATATAAGTTCCCAATTTATAACAGGTCTTTTGTTTTCACTTCCACTTTTAAAAGAGGATTCTGAGATAAACCTGACTACCAGGCTTGAGTCGGGACCATATATAGACATGACACTGGATGTATTGAAAAAATTTGGCATTAACATAGGTAATGTAGATTATAAAAAATTTGTAGTAAAGGGAAATCAAAGTTACAAGAACGGTAATTACAGTGTGGAGGGGGATTTTTCCCAGGCAGCGTTTTTGCTTTCCATTGGTATACTGGGAAACGGAGTTGTGTGCGAAGGACTTGATGCAGCTTCATCCCAGGGTGATAAGGTAATACTTGATTTCCTGAAGAAAATGGGAGCTGTCATAGAGATTCAGGATGGGAATATAGTATCAAAGGCTTCCGAAACTGTAGGAATTACAGTTGATGCATCTCAATGTCCGGATCTGGTTCCTTCACTGGCGGCATTGGCTTCGGTAAGCTGCGGAATTACAAGGATTGTAAATGCTGGCAGGCTTAGAATAAAGGAGTCTGACAGACTTGCGGCCATTTCATCTCAATTGAACAAGATAGGGGCGGATGTGGAAGAAAAGCCTGAGGGGCTTGTAATAAAAGGCAGGCAGATGCTCCAGGGTGGAGAAACCCAAAGCTTTAATGACCATAGAATAGCAATGGCCCTGGCCCAGATTTCTTCAAAGTGTAAAAATAAGTTGATAATAAAAGGTGCGGATTGTGTAAGTAAATCCTATCCTGATTTTTGGAGGGATTTTGGAATTCTTGGTGGAGATATAGAAGAAATATAA
- a CDS encoding prephenate dehydrogenase, translating to MEDCDFSNFSIAVVGMGLIGGSYAMALKSIGTKYIAGMDRSLETLDKAIDMKIIDRGYDKPGKFLKDMDIVIVALYPQDTISFIRDNVEYFKPGAIITDTSGIKKLVVEAVDSFLPEDIEFISGHPMAGKEYRGIEYADGSIFKGANYIITPGIRNKKSSIDIIVSMARKFGCKNVEYISPEEHDSIIAYTSQLPHVIATALLMNEHIKDIKPELFVGGSFRDATRVALINSKLWTELFMLNSDELVKRIDEFQSSINRIKKDIKNKDIEDLQTVFEDTISLRKKIN from the coding sequence TTGGAAGATTGTGACTTTAGCAATTTTAGTATAGCAGTTGTTGGAATGGGACTCATCGGCGGTTCCTATGCAATGGCATTGAAATCTATTGGTACAAAGTATATAGCCGGTATGGACAGAAGTTTGGAAACACTGGATAAGGCTATTGACATGAAAATAATAGATAGAGGATATGATAAGCCGGGGAAATTTTTAAAAGATATGGACATTGTAATAGTAGCTCTTTATCCTCAGGATACAATTAGTTTTATAAGGGACAATGTTGAATATTTCAAACCGGGAGCTATTATAACTGATACTTCCGGTATAAAGAAATTAGTAGTGGAAGCTGTTGATTCTTTCCTGCCTGAGGATATAGAATTTATATCGGGACATCCAATGGCAGGGAAAGAATACAGGGGAATTGAATATGCGGATGGTTCTATATTTAAGGGAGCGAATTATATAATAACTCCGGGTATCAGAAATAAAAAATCAAGCATTGATATTATAGTGTCAATGGCCAGAAAATTTGGATGTAAAAATGTGGAATATATTTCTCCTGAAGAACATGACAGCATAATTGCATATACAAGTCAACTGCCGCATGTAATAGCAACAGCTCTTCTTATGAATGAGCATATAAAGGACATAAAACCCGAGCTGTTTGTTGGTGGAAGTTTTAGAGATGCCACGAGAGTGGCATTGATCAATTCAAAATTATGGACTGAACTTTTTATGCTCAATTCAGATGAACTTGTTAAAAGAATAGATGAATTCCAGAGTTCAATCAATAGAATTAAAAAAGATATTAAAAACAAGGATATAGAGGATCTTCAAACGGTGTTTGAAGATACTATTTCTCTTCGAAAAAAGATCAATTAA
- a CDS encoding amino acid permease: protein MKDIFRTKSINALMDETKKEGGLEKVLGSFGLTMLGIGAIIGTGIFVLTGVAAANYSGPALVISFIVAGIACACAALCYSEFAAMVPAAGSAYTYGYIALGEFWAWIIGWDLILEYAFAIGAVSIGWSGYMVNILTDFGIHLPESMIASPFAGGIINLPAVLIIAFITFINIIGVRQSTTVNNIIVGIKLVVVLMFIALGVGHVNPSNWHPFMPYGWSGVLSGASVIFFAYIGFDAVSTAAEEVKNPQRDLPRGIIASLIICTILYIVVSGILTGMVPYLKFKTTAAPVAFALQQVGYHWGAALVSVGAICGLTSVLLVMMFGQTRVLFAMSRDGLLPKVFGHVHPKYKTPARSALVIGVITAIVAGFLPINIVAELTNIGTLCAFIIVSAAVLVLRKKDPDRKRSFKCPGVPVIPILAIAFCGLLIYKLPAVTQIRFVIWLALGLILYFAYGYKHSIITDQQEKKGA from the coding sequence ATGAAGGACATTTTTAGAACAAAGTCTATAAATGCGCTTATGGATGAAACCAAGAAGGAAGGTGGCCTTGAAAAAGTACTTGGAAGTTTTGGACTTACAATGCTTGGAATTGGAGCCATAATTGGTACTGGTATATTTGTTCTTACAGGAGTTGCTGCAGCAAATTATTCAGGCCCCGCACTTGTAATTTCATTTATTGTAGCAGGTATTGCCTGTGCCTGTGCCGCACTTTGCTATTCAGAATTTGCTGCTATGGTTCCGGCGGCTGGAAGTGCATATACTTATGGATATATAGCACTTGGAGAATTTTGGGCCTGGATTATAGGATGGGATCTGATACTTGAATATGCCTTTGCCATTGGGGCGGTTTCTATAGGTTGGTCAGGTTATATGGTAAACATATTAACGGACTTTGGAATTCATCTTCCAGAAAGCATGATTGCATCACCTTTTGCAGGAGGTATTATAAATTTACCGGCAGTACTTATAATAGCATTTATAACTTTCATTAATATAATAGGTGTAAGACAGAGTACTACTGTAAACAATATAATAGTTGGAATCAAGCTTGTAGTTGTATTGATGTTTATAGCACTTGGAGTAGGACATGTTAATCCCAGCAACTGGCATCCATTTATGCCTTACGGCTGGAGCGGAGTTTTGTCTGGTGCATCTGTAATATTCTTTGCATATATAGGTTTTGATGCTGTATCTACAGCGGCAGAAGAAGTAAAGAATCCACAGAGGGATCTGCCGAGAGGAATCATAGCTTCACTTATTATATGCACAATTCTTTATATTGTTGTATCAGGAATTTTGACAGGTATGGTTCCATACTTGAAATTCAAGACTACTGCTGCCCCTGTTGCCTTTGCACTACAGCAAGTCGGATATCACTGGGGTGCTGCCCTTGTCTCGGTCGGGGCTATATGCGGACTTACTTCAGTACTTCTTGTAATGATGTTTGGACAGACCCGTGTACTCTTTGCAATGTCCAGAGACGGACTTCTCCCTAAAGTGTTTGGACATGTTCATCCAAAATACAAGACTCCGGCTAGAAGTGCATTGGTTATAGGAGTTATAACTGCAATTGTTGCAGGATTTCTTCCTATCAACATAGTAGCAGAGCTTACAAATATAGGAACACTCTGCGCATTTATAATAGTATCGGCAGCTGTCCTTGTTTTGAGAAAAAAAGATCCTGACAGAAAAAGATCTTTTAAATGTCCAGGAGTTCCGGTAATTCCTATTCTTGCAATAGCATTTTGCGGCCTGCTCATATACAAGCTGCCTGCTGTAACACAGATTAGATTTGTCATCTGGCTTGCATTGGGGTTGATACTCTATTTTGCCTATGGTTATAAACACAGTATTATTACAGACCAGCAGGAAAAAAAAGGGGCTTAA
- the aroC gene encoding chorismate synthase, whose protein sequence is MSGIIGNNIKLSIFGESHGNAIGITIDGLKPGIKLDLEYIRQQMNRRAPGTSEFTTPRKEKDDFRILSGYFNGRTTGTPLCAIIMNEDKHSKDYEKTKNLMRPGHADFTGFVKYNGFNDYRGGGHFSGRITAPLVLAGSICRKILEDKGIFIGSHIKNIGDIVDDFEEKNLFSAVSIEKDKLMELSRSKFPVIDNASAEKMKNAIIEAKTKGDSVGGVIETAIINIPPGIGEPFFDSVESILSHLLFSIPAVKGVEFGEGFAMTSMPGSKANDEYYMDDNSAIKTRTNNNGGILGGITNGMPVIFRTAIKPTASILKAQKTVDIEKKENAEINIQGRHDPCIVIRAVPVVEAVSAIGILDLMNI, encoded by the coding sequence ATGAGTGGAATTATTGGCAATAATATAAAGTTGTCTATTTTTGGGGAATCTCATGGAAATGCCATAGGAATTACTATAGACGGGCTAAAACCGGGAATTAAGCTGGATTTGGAATATATAAGGCAGCAGATGAATAGAAGAGCCCCCGGTACAAGTGAATTTACAACGCCCAGGAAGGAAAAAGACGATTTTAGAATATTGAGTGGATATTTCAACGGAAGGACTACGGGGACCCCATTGTGTGCCATTATAATGAATGAAGATAAGCACTCGAAAGACTATGAGAAGACAAAAAATCTCATGAGACCGGGACATGCGGATTTTACCGGTTTTGTAAAATACAATGGTTTTAATGATTACAGGGGTGGTGGACATTTTTCAGGAAGAATTACTGCGCCTTTGGTTCTGGCCGGATCAATATGCAGGAAAATTCTAGAGGATAAGGGCATATTTATAGGGAGTCATATAAAGAATATAGGAGATATAGTGGATGATTTTGAAGAAAAAAATTTATTCAGCGCTGTCTCAATAGAAAAAGACAAATTGATGGAACTCTCCAGAAGCAAATTTCCGGTTATAGATAATGCTTCTGCAGAGAAGATGAAAAATGCCATAATTGAAGCAAAAACGAAAGGAGATTCCGTTGGGGGAGTTATAGAAACTGCAATTATAAATATTCCTCCGGGAATTGGTGAGCCATTTTTTGATTCAGTTGAAAGTATACTTTCACATCTCCTCTTTTCAATACCTGCAGTAAAAGGAGTGGAATTTGGAGAAGGATTTGCAATGACATCGATGCCGGGTTCAAAGGCAAATGATGAGTATTACATGGATGACAACTCTGCCATAAAGACCAGAACCAACAACAATGGAGGTATTCTTGGTGGAATTACAAACGGAATGCCGGTAATATTTAGAACTGCGATAAAACCCACAGCTTCAATATTAAAAGCCCAGAAAACCGTGGATATAGAAAAGAAGGAAAATGCAGAAATCAATATACAGGGAAGACACGATCCGTGTATTGTAATAAGAGCTGTTCCCGTGGTAGAAGCTGTCAGTGCCATAGGAATACTTGATTTGATGAATATCTGA
- the aroF gene encoding 3-deoxy-7-phosphoheptulonate synthase, translating to MVIIMKPHTPKEEIMVLKQRLEEREHVRVNVSIGQNYGVLGLIGDTSRIEMSKIEANEYVEKVHKVQQNYKLANRLFHPDNTVVDIEGKTIGGEDLAVIAGPCSVESEGQIVEIAKQVKKSGAKFLRGGAFKPRTSPYSFQGLRTEGLELLKLAKKETGLPIVTEIMSANMIDKFVEDVDIIQVGARNMQNFELLKELGKTRKPILLKRGLSATIEELLMSAEYIMSEGNKNVILCERGIRTFENYTRNTLDLSAIPAIKKLSHLPVIVDPSHAAGLWWMVEPLAKAAVAVGADGLIIEVHNDPENALCDGKQSITPDRFHNLMSDINRLVEAGARQIYNSMNV from the coding sequence ATGGTAATAATAATGAAACCTCACACACCTAAAGAGGAGATTATGGTATTGAAACAGAGATTGGAAGAAAGGGAACATGTCCGGGTAAATGTATCTATAGGACAAAACTATGGCGTACTTGGGCTTATTGGAGATACTTCAAGAATTGAAATGAGCAAGATTGAGGCAAATGAATATGTGGAAAAGGTTCATAAGGTTCAGCAGAATTATAAACTTGCCAATAGGTTGTTTCATCCAGATAATACTGTAGTTGATATAGAGGGGAAAACCATAGGAGGCGAGGATTTGGCCGTTATAGCAGGCCCTTGTTCCGTGGAAAGTGAAGGCCAGATAGTAGAAATTGCAAAACAGGTGAAAAAAAGCGGCGCAAAGTTTCTGAGGGGCGGCGCATTCAAACCGAGAACATCTCCCTATAGTTTTCAGGGACTTAGAACAGAAGGACTGGAACTTTTGAAACTTGCCAAAAAGGAAACCGGATTACCTATAGTTACAGAAATAATGTCTGCCAATATGATAGATAAATTTGTGGAAGATGTGGATATCATACAGGTAGGTGCGAGGAACATGCAGAATTTTGAACTGTTGAAGGAGCTCGGCAAAACAAGGAAACCCATACTCCTGAAAAGGGGACTATCCGCTACCATAGAGGAACTCCTGATGTCAGCCGAGTATATAATGTCTGAAGGAAATAAAAATGTCATATTATGTGAAAGAGGAATACGAACTTTTGAGAATTATACTAGAAACACTCTGGATTTAAGTGCCATACCTGCAATAAAAAAACTAAGTCACCTTCCTGTAATAGTAGATCCAAGTCATGCAGCAGGTTTGTGGTGGATGGTGGAACCTCTTGCAAAAGCGGCTGTAGCTGTAGGAGCGGATGGACTTATAATTGAGGTTCACAATGATCCTGAAAATGCACTCTGTGACGGCAAGCAATCTATAACACCGGATAGATTCCACAATTTGATGTCTGATATAAATAGATTGGTGGAGGCAGGAGCAAGGCAGATTTATAATTCTATGAATGTATAG